The window CTGGGAGGAGAAAGGGGCAGAGAGCCGAAAGCGCCACAGGCGAGAATCGCACAGCAGCGAGCGGGAGAACAAATGTCGAAAGTATCACCACCATCGCAAAAGCACTGAAGGGTAAACCTGACCCTTATTTCTCTCACTGAATTTAGTAAACTGACTGAGCCTCATTGTTGTTACGTGGCTATTAAGCTAGGTACTGGGCcagtgtgaatatatatatttttgttaaaagtAGACCATACGCCTTACAAcaagggaaaaaaacactgcgAACTACATGACAGCAAGCAGTGTGCTGGAATTGGCATAAGTTTGTCGTGTTTTATTATGGGGtggtattttatttatgttcattcTTTGTACTGACGTTGATTCGATACCACTACTGATCAGTACTGATGCCGTCTGTGATTACAGATGTAGAAAACGTTAAAAAACAGGTTAGTTAAAATATGGAACAAATTATGTATGACCAAGtaggcagtgttgggagtaacggcgttaaaactaacggcgttactaaggccgttactttttttcagtaacgagtaatctaactaattactctgactgtaactataacgcgttaccatttccgacaccccgttactgcacgttactttagcctctatgaacttttttttgttgtaacttttggtttgccctggttaacccctcttctttctggtgaacttgagcttctggccgctgtgcctgtgtgttggcgtggtgaagtgaggcacaattgtgacgatttgctgctctaatcaattcagtgattgccctggacaggccaagttccgatttaaggacgttaagctctttttagctgctctggtttttgtggtgctgctgctttctcttttagagcttagattctctgcccgaacccgacctgacccaaagaccgtcccaaaatcgggctcctatttttattttatataaagctctggtgtgataatcacactgttctaaataaccaattattattgttcactaaagccaacgaaatagcgaaaactgaaagtgaaaaaacatttgtgttaactgaaactaataaaaacggtaattaaaaggaaaaaacaactatctcgaactgtattttgtgtttataaaactaactaaaacgaactaaaattactttgtttaatttatttataagagctgttgtacagcggagttgtacagcgggcggtgtagccgcaaaatacgacaataacactgaaaaactgcagaactatgtatgggattacaatatgagcgcaaggcagatgaaagagaaacaggagattcagtatgtgagaacagttacctgtgagtagctcattccagaacaagcaaatatctctctctctctctctctctctccttctctctctctctttctctctcacatttattagattgatctctctgatgagatgtgtgaaaactaataaaaactagcaagcccacccttaaaacaaattaaaacttactgaatcaaactataataaaatgaaaaatgtaatcacgtagctctgggggcacgtgaacgcctccgcgtttgacttgcagcactgtgtgtagctgttcttaatcattttaattaaataatagttttatgctatgtttcagtgttaattaacataattcttattatatttcactcattcaatcagcccgaaaacggacagtttatggtttgggttggctcgggctgataatgacagttcatggttcaggcttgggcagaacgtgcacgggctccggctgggtcgggtaggattttttgggccgatctaagctctattctcttttggtgaaactgttatattaataccattttaacggtcattagattgttgtttttgtccattattttgttttgtttatatatacatatttcctttgagtgtggcttggtttgtttaactccatccccagacgcgtttttcagttttttccgtttttttcagtattatatgttttagtaattttctttggttctgtgaagaatttcgtttttattttttgtaatttattttttgtaatttttgtaatttttcgTTTTAATTttttcgttagattatatttttggtaactagttacttttatagtggagtaactctgttagtaactcagtaacttttttggagaagtaacgagtaactataactaattactttttcaaagtaccgtgcccaacactgcaagTAGGCCACTGAATAATGTGCTGTTATTCTTTCATAATGACCCTGACAAAAAAAACTTGGTTGGTTATGTCTGACCAATAATTAATAGTCTATCACAGTGTCAgcttttgttttaatattgaccTGGTTAGTCACATTGATGGTCCTATTTTTATTAGTCTTGTCTAGCTAAAATGCAACATTTCTGTAACTAGTAAAACAGGACACTTTGGATACGATGAGCATAAAATCTATCTTATAGAAGTTATAGTATCTTCTTGCTGCCTAATTTTCAGAAATGTCCAAGTTGATCTAAACCATATTGGAGCTCAAATATGGAGTACTGTGTTTTGTTGTATTGCACAACTAGAAATGGGAAGCTCAACCGGTTTTCCTGTTTGTATTTAAATCAGAAAGTCAGTATTATGtgttgatttatatatatatgtatgtgtgtgtgtattttttgtgtgtttgtgtttgtgtgtgtgtgtgtgtgtgtgtgtgtgtgtgtgtgtgtgtgtgtgtgtgtgtaatttagtgtTTACAGCAGAATCACTGCATGGTCTATTTAACCAGTATTTAGGTATCTATTATGGATGGCTTTAAATGTTTAATGTGTGCTACAGATATCATGAATCATATTGTGTGTGATGTACAGTAGTAATTGTATTTGCTAGTGCTGATCCTCTGTCAGAGATGTCAGGGCTTAACATTAAATTCTATGTATTTCAGACATTGCCTCGAGACCCGGAGTCAGAACAAAAAATTGGAAACCAAGGTCAGTTCTGTGGACATGGGGCACGATAAGGAGAGCCGAGTGAGCGTCCGTAAGGAGCGGGACATGAAGCGGGTGCGCCACAGGGACCATGATAGAGACTGGCATCACTACAGCAAATCGTCCGGGTACAGTGGGCACAGCCGGCGAAGTAGCCGGCGTGGACGAAGGCGCAGTCGTAGCCGCAGCCGCTCTCGCAATCACTCGGTATGAGCACTGTCCAGCTCTCAGCcctttgttctctttctctctatgtggACTACTAAAGTCTTTTTCTTTCTTGATCTCTAAATGAATGTTTGGAAGAACTTAGTGACTTAATTACTCTTTGGCTAAGGTGTCTTAAATAACATAACATTGGTGTTGTAGAAGAGGTTATAGGAACTTCATTCAAGGGCTCATGGGAAGGTAAAGGGggaaaacaaactaaacaaatcaGTTTATTGTTCATTTCTTGTTAATGATGTATACTTTAAATATTTTGAGAAAGTATCCTGTCTGAAAATGTGTTGCCATTGTTTTTCTTCTGTAACACACACTATGTGGTGGGCCCCCTGTGCGTATCTCTGTCACGGGCTGAATTTGCGTTGGCTGCTTCCCGTGGCCGGGCCTGGCTGCTGCGGTATCTGAATGGGCCGAATCGCTTCCCCCCCGTTCTTCCCtcgctgaatgaatgaatggcgCGTTCTGGTCCCCCTGATTCACATGggttaatgatgatgatggtggtggtccGAAACCTCCAGAGGAGCCATCGCAGGAAAAGATCCAGGAGTgttgaggatgatgaggaggggCACCTGATCTATCACAGTGGAGACATACTGAGGGCGAGATGTATAGAATATATACTTTTTTGTCTACCTTCTGTATCTTttgatttttactttattttgactCATGTGAAATATCAAGTGTAGTGTTTAGGCAAATTGTTTTGGGGACATAGTTATTTCAGCATTTCAGAAAAGAATTTATAGACTTACTTTTAAAGTATTTTCTGCTAATTTAGACTAACATTGCCATGCTTTGTATTCATGGATGTCATGATTTTCTCTTTGTTCGGTTAGCACAGCTAAAACTTAGATGGTTCAGAAATGTTCCTTATACTTGACATTGTGTTGGATTTTTTTGCACCCCTAATTGCTCTGTCTTTGCACCCTAGATGAGATTGTGTGTACGCTAGGAGAAGGTGCTTTTGGGAAAGTGGTCGAATGCATTGATCGCTCAAAGTAAGTTCCTTAATTGACAAGTTTTTTCTTTTATGCATCAGTTGCTGTGAATCAATGTGATTTGTCCATCCACTGACTGCCTTGTGCTTGCTGTTTTATTGCAGTCGAAATGCTCGTGTTGCACTGAAGATCATTAAAAACATTGATCGCTATCGAGAGGCAGCCATGTCTGAGGTTGAGGTGTTGGAACAGATGAACTCCCTTGACTGTGACAGAAGATAGTGAGTACCTTTTATAAGGTTCATTGTTGAGGAGACTCTTTCATGTAGGCTTACCTGTAAGTTTTAATTTGCCCATGTATTGATTGCTGTTcctctgttctgttcttttcttagTTCATGTGTCCGTATGCTGGACTGGTTTGATCACCACGGCCATGTGTGTATAGCGTTTGAGCTGCTCGGATTGAGTACATTTGATTTTCTTAAGGAGAACAACTTCCAGCCCTTCCCTGTGGATCAAATCAGGCACATGGCGTACCAGATCATCAGAGCAGTAAAATGCAAGTGTTATTTTTGTAAAACGCTCTGCTGCTAATCACTGTACTCATCGTGGACACTCATgaatgttatatatgtatatgattttTGTACAGAATCCTTGTATAAGTTGTTCTGTATAGCACCTGTGATGTTACAATATCAGAACCCGGATTGGTGCTGTATTAGAACTGTTTTCAAGCTTCTGTGTAAAGACCTATTTACAACACTAAACACTCAAACtaaccttaaaataaataaataattttcttgCCGTGGAAGATAGTCCTTGATGAAGTTGCACTGGTTTGTTAATTGCACCTCGTATTTTCCTTTAGTCTTGCACAAAAACAAGTTGACTCACACGGACCTGAAGCCAGAGAACATCCTTTTCATTGATTCAGAGTATGACCTCGAGTACAACTCAAAAATGGTAAGCACAAAGCATAAATAGTTGTCTTTTAAGGAGCTTAGAGTAAACACATCGAGCTCAGTATTTGTAATTCTAAGCTCTCCAGAATGTGTGACTTTTAATTCCTGGTACTGTGTTTCAGAAACGGGATGAAAGAACCGTGAGAAACGCAGATGTGAAAGTGGTTGATTTTGGCAATGCCACTTACGAGCATGAGCATCACACCACTGTGGTGTCCACGCGACACTACCGTGCCCCTGAAGTCATTCTTGGTGAGCAGTCCTGCACCGTTTGTTTATTCtgagatttttttctgattttatctTATATTCATTTTGATGTCCAAAGTATCATTTGAATGGTATGAACATTGGCGAGTCATTACTGATCGGCTTTTGTTTGTGTGCAAGCAGAACTTGGTTGGAGTCATTCCTGTGATGTGTGGAGCATTGGTTGCATTCTTATTGAATATTACCTTGGTTCAACACTATTCCAGGTAAGTGTTTAACaataggggtgtaaatcacaagattcattacaaTACTATACGATTATTTTAGTTAACGATACGttaatgtacgatacctcaaattatgtcacgatacgatacgatatgatacaatacgattattttagtcaacgATACGATAATGTatgatacctcaaattatgtcacgaTACGATACGATTCAACTTGCTGAGGGCTCCTGCATTGTGTTACTCTTAACTCAAACGTGCTCAGCAAACAGCAGCGGAGAGTAACGGAGAATAGGCGGA of the Astyanax mexicanus isolate ESR-SI-001 chromosome 10, AstMex3_surface, whole genome shotgun sequence genome contains:
- the clk4a gene encoding dual specificity protein kinase CLK4 isoform X2 yields the protein MKQRKETVCLALRELGWEEKGAESRKRHRRESHSSERENKCRKYHHHRKSTEGHCLETRSQNKKLETKVSSVDMGHDKESRVSVRKERDMKRVRHRDHDRDWHHYSKSSGYSGHSRRSSRRGRRRSRSRSRSRNHSRSHRRKRSRSVEDDEEGHLIYHSGDILRARYEIVCTLGEGAFGKVVECIDRSNRNARVALKIIKNIDRYREAAMSEVEVLEQMNSLDCDRRYSCVRMLDWFDHHGHVCIAFELLGLSTFDFLKENNFQPFPVDQIRHMAYQIIRAVKFLHKNKLTHTDLKPENILFIDSEYDLEYNSKMKRDERTVRNADVKVVDFGNATYEHEHHTTVVSTRHYRAPEVILELGWSHSCDVWSIGCILIEYYLGSTLFQTHDSKEHLAMMERVLGPIPACMLQKTRKQRYVHHDRLDWDVHSSSGRYVRKHCKPLRQYMKSKSLDHEELFDLIEKMLEYDVTKRISLDEAIRHPFFSAKRKSQK
- the clk4a gene encoding dual specificity protein kinase CLK4 isoform X1, producing the protein MGHDKESRVSVRKERDMKRVRHRDHDRDWHHYSKSSGYSGHSRRSSRRGRRRSRSRSRSRNHSRSHRRKRSRSVEDDEEGHLIYHSGDILRARYEIVCTLGEGAFGKVVECIDRSNRNARVALKIIKNIDRYREAAMSEVEVLEQMNSLDCDRRYSCVRMLDWFDHHGHVCIAFELLGLSTFDFLKENNFQPFPVDQIRHMAYQIIRAVKFLHKNKLTHTDLKPENILFIDSEYDLEYNSKMKRDERTVRNADVKVVDFGNATYEHEHHTTVVSTRHYRAPEVILELGWSHSCDVWSIGCILIEYYLGSTLFQTHDSKEHLAMMERVLGPIPACMLQKTRKQRYVHHDRLDWDVHSSSGRYVRKHCKPLRQYMKSKSLDHEELFDLIEKMLEYDVTKRISLDEAIRHPFFSAKRKSQK
- the clk4a gene encoding dual specificity protein kinase CLK4 isoform X3 translates to MSEVEVLEQMNSLDCDRRYSCVRMLDWFDHHGHVCIAFELLGLSTFDFLKENNFQPFPVDQIRHMAYQIIRAVKFLHKNKLTHTDLKPENILFIDSEYDLEYNSKMKRDERTVRNADVKVVDFGNATYEHEHHTTVVSTRHYRAPEVILELGWSHSCDVWSIGCILIEYYLGSTLFQTHDSKEHLAMMERVLGPIPACMLQKTRKQRYVHHDRLDWDVHSSSGRYVRKHCKPLRQYMKSKSLDHEELFDLIEKMLEYDVTKRISLDEAIRHPFFSAKRKSQK